DNA from Pseudomonas putida:
TCCCTACAAAGTGCTGCTCAGCGAGCTGCCGGCCTTGGGCGAGCGTCCGCCGCTGCGCTTTCTGATCGGTATCGACACCGAGACGTTCTGGCAGGCCCAGCACAGCCTGCTGGTGGCCATCGTCAGCCTGGCCGTGCTGGGTGTGCTGCTGGCCTCGCTGCTCAGCTACTGGGTCGCACGCATTGGCCTGCGGCCCTTGCTCGCCCTGTCCGCCGAAGCCCAGGCACTGGCCCCGCCCCGTCTGGACGGGCGCCTGCAAACCCAGGACCTGGCCCCGGAGCTGGCCCAGTTCGCCGATGCCTTCAACGCCGCACTGGACCGGGTCAGCCAGGCCTATTCACGGCTGGAGGCGTTCAATGCCGACGTCGCCCATGAACTGCGCTCACCGCTGACCAACCTGATCGGACAGACCCAGGTCGCACTGACCCGGGGACGCAGCGCCGAACACTACTTCGAGGTGTTGCAATCGAACCTGGAAGAGCTGGAGCGCCTGCGCAGCATCATCAATGACATGCTGTTCCTCGCCAGCGCCGACCAGGGCACCAAGGCCACAGCCCTCACCCAGGCATCATTGGCCGAGGAAGTGGCCACGACCCTGGATTACCTGGACTACATCCTCGAAGACGCCCAGGTCAGCGTCACCGTCAGTGGCGACGCCCAGGCACCGATCGAAAAGGCCCAACTGCGCCGTGCCTTGATCAACCTGCTGAACAACGCCGTGCAGCACACCGCGCCTCATCAGGTCATCGAGGTGCGCATCGAGACCGGCCCCGACCAGGTGAGCATCGCCGTGAGCAATCCGGGGCCGGCCATCACCGAAGCGCACCTGCCCCTGCTGTTCGAGCGCTTCTATCGGGTCGACGCGGCACGCAGCAACAGTGGCGGTGGCAATCACGGGCTGGGGCTGGCGATCGTCAAGGCCATCGCCTTGATGCATGGCGGCGATGTGTTCGTGCGCAGCCGCGCTGGCACCAACACCTTCGGCATTTGCCTGCCGAGCGCTCAAGGGCGCGGGTTTGCGCCCTAGATCCAGACATTTTCCCGGCTAATCATTACTTTTTGCGCAACAGTGCTTCTCCAACATCGGCCTGTTTCGAAGTGTTTGAAGGGACTAACTTATGCCTGTCCCCGTTAACACTTGCATCGCAAGAAGGTTGTTTTAAATGTCCAACAGTATGGGTGTTGCCAGCGTTTTCATTCTGTCTTCCCTGTTGTTGTCGCCTCTGGCCATGGCTGAAGAATCGCCGGCCTTTGCTGCCCGTAACGCAGAACTTGCAGTTATCCATAAACAGGCTCGCGAAGCCTATGCCGCACAGAAAGCCGATGCGGCGAAAGACGTACAGCAGACAGCTTCCAAGGCCGTCGCCGACGACAACGCCGATAGCTGACCGACAGTTTCCCGCTCCTGTTTTTTCCCTTGGCTCTCACACGGGCGCCCTATGCGCCAATATGTTAGCCTTTCAAAGCCGCTGCCGATCAGCGGCTTTTTTTATGTGCCAAAACAATCAGCCACGCTGGTGAGTACATAACAAGAAACTTTCAAATCACAGAACAACAACGCCCCCACCGCCAGACCAAAGGAGCTCGTACCGGTGTCTTCCGCGTTTCGTTTTACCCCGCTGTTCATTGCACTGACTGCAACGATGCCATTCGCTGTACAGGCAGATGAAGACAAGGCTGATGGCTTTATCGAGGGTTCTTCGTTGAACCTGCATTTTCGTAACGCCTACTTCAACCGCAACAACCTCAACACCGGTGAGCGTGACTTGCGCGAATGGGGCCAGGGCTTCGTCGCGCGTTTCGAGTCCGGCTACACCCCCGGCGTGATCGGCGTCGGTGTCGATGCCCATGCCATGCTGGGCCTGAAGCTCGACGGCGGCGGTGGCCATTCGGGCACCAGCATCCTGCCCAAGCACGTGCAGGACGACGGTGAGCCAGGGGCGGCCCCGCACTCGTTCTCCACTGCCGGCGCGGCGGTCAAGTTCAAGGCCTTCGACACCGAGCTCAAGGCCGGTGACCTGTTCCTGACCAACCCGGTGATCGCCGGTGGCGAGTCACGCATGCTGCCGCAGACCTTCCGCGGCGTGAGCCTGACCAACACCAGCATCGACGGGCTGCTGCTCGAAGGGGGCCAGGCGAGCTTCACCAAGCCTTACAACCAGAGTGGCCACCGCCGCATCGACACCTACTACGGCAGTTTGGAAGATGGCACCAAGAGCGACCACCTGACCTGGGCCGGGTTGTCCTGGAGCGGTACCGAGAACGTCACCACCAACCTCTATGCCGCCGAGCTGAAGGACATCTGGAACCAGTACTACGTCGACTTCGACTACACCTATGTGGTCAACGACCTGGTCAGCCTCAACCCAGGCCTGCACTTCTATCACACCCAGGACACCGGCCAGGCGCTGCTGGGCAACATCGACAACAACACCTACAGCCTGCATTTCACGGTCAATGCCGGGTACCACAGCATCACGGCCGCCTACCAGCGCGTGAACGGCAACACGCCATTCGACTACATCAACCTGGGCGACAGCGTGTACCTGGACAATTCGCGCATGTACTCGGACTTCAACGCACCCAACGAACGGTCCTGGAAGCTGCAGTACGACTACGACTTCGCAGGCCTGGGCATGCCCGGCCTGAGCACGTCGCTGTCGTACTCGCGCGGTGAAGCGGACCTGACCAAAGCCGAGCAGGACACCACCCACTACGCGTACTACAACCCAGAAGGCAAGAATGCCATGCACTGGGAGCGTGACCTGGACGTGAAATACGTGTTCCAGGAAGGCAACCTCAAGGACCTGTCGGTGCTGTTGCGCTATGCCAGCCATCGCGGCAGCCAGGGCTATGCGGCCATCGATGGCAACAGCGACAACGATGAAGTGCGGGTGATCGTGGACTACCCGTTGAGCATCTTCTGACCTGAAAGCCCGATCGCAGGGCCGCTCCTACAGAGGACACCATCGTCCCCTGTAGGGGCAGGCAAAGGCCGCCCAGCGGGCGCCATCGTTTTTCCGTCGAACGAATCTTGTCCGACAATCCCGGCTTCCCTAAAATACCGCCGCCGCAGAATGGCCCCGCCTGTGCAGTAGCGAACATGCCTACCCGATCATCGCGCTTTACCCTGTACAGGTCGCACCCCGAACTGATCCTCAACCTGGGCAGTTGCCTCGCCGTGCTCGCCATCGTGGCGATCGTCAGCTACCTGCTGAGCCGCGAACGCGACAGTGTCGAGCAGTCGGCCAAACGTTCCTCCAACAACATCGTCCAGCTCATCGAAAGCGATATCCTGCGCAACGTCGAACTCTACGACCAGACCCTGCACGGGCTGATCTGGGCGGTGAATCACCCCCAGCTACTGGACAGCTCGCCTGAGCTGCGCCAGCAGATCCTGTTCAACCAGACCTTCGCCGCCCCGGTGCGTGGCGATATCCTCTGGCTCGACGCCACCGGCAAGGTCCTCGGCGATTCGCTCAGCGTGCCGCCACGGCAAGCCAATCTCAGCGACAGCATCGCCTTCAAGGCCCATCGCGACCGCCCAGGCCTGGGGCTGTTCATCAGCCCGCCGTTCAAGGCACGGCTCGGCGATCTGGATTGGTGCATCAGTTTCAGCCGGCGCATTACCGGCCCCAATGGCGAATTCGTCGGCATTGCCGCCGGTGCCCTGCGCCTTTCCTATTTCAGCGAACTGTTCGAGCGTCTGGACATCGGCAACGACAGCAGCATCAACCTGCTCAACACCGACGGTCAGCTGCTGGCCCGCCAGCCTTCTCGCCCGCAAGACCCACTGATCGGCAGCGACTTCAGCGAGCGCCCCAATTTTCAGCGCATCCTCAGCGAGCGCAGCGGCAGTTTCACTGCGCAGTCGGGGTCGGTCGGCACACCTCATATCTATACCTTTGCCCGGGTCAAAGACCTGCCCTTGATCGTCTTGGTGGTGGATTCGGCCGATGAGGTGTTTCAGTCCTGGCGGCGTACCGCGATCCTGGTCAGCGTGGCGACCGGCATGCTGTGCGTCGGCATCCTCTGGCTGACGCTGCTGCTGGGGCGCGAGTTGCGTCGTCGTCACGAAGCCGAGCAGAGCTTGGCCACACTGGCGGCCACTGACAGCCTCACCGGTCTGGCCAATCGTCGACGCCTGGACCAGGTGCTGCGACAAGAATGGGCACGGGCCCAGCGCAACCGCCGGCCACTCGCCGTTCTCATGGTGGATGTAGATCACTTCAAATCGTTCAACCAGCGTCATGGTCACGCCGGAGGCGACCATGCCTTGCGCGAAGTCGCCAGCACGCTCGAACACTGTATTCGCCGCCCGGCGGATCTGGCGGCGCGCTATGGCGGGGAGGAATTTCAGGTGGTGCTACCGGAGACGGACCTGGCAGGGGCACGCCTGTTGGCCGAACGAATTCGCACTGAAGTCGAGGCACTGCCAAGCTTCGCAGGCGACGAGCACCCGGTAACCGTCAGCATTGGCATCGGCGTGCACGTCCCCGGCACCCAGCAGGACCTGACGGCTCTGCTGGGCAGCGCTGACGAAGCGCTCTACCGGGCCAAGGCCAACGGCCGCAACCGCGTCGAAGGCCCGGCTGCTTAGGGGCCTAGGAGCGGGCGCGGGCGGCGTCGCGCAGGGCCTTGACCTGGTCATGGTTGCGCTGCACACCTTGCAGTTGCTTCTCAACCAACGCGTAGGTCTGATCGCTGGCGCTACGGCCGAGCTTGACCAGTTTCTCGCGGGCATCCTTGTAGGCTTTCAGGGCGTAGTCCTCGCCGCGCTCAACCTCATTGAGCACCGCTTCTTCGCTCTTGCCGGTCAGCATCGACTTGAAGTTGACCCAACCCCGATGCAAGTCACCGCTCAGGCTCGTGGAGGTTTCCGGATCGCCGCCCAGGCGACGTACTTCACTTTGCAGCTCGGCAGCGGCGCTGGCGCATTCGCCGGCACGTTGGACGAAGAAGGCCTTCAACTCGGTGTTCTTGACGTCTTCGGCCGACTCCTTGAAACCCTTTTCGCCGTCCTTGCTGTACTCGATCAGGTCGTTGAGTACATCGATCACGTCTTTGTTTGGATGACTCATGGCGCGAACTCCTTGGCAGGTGATAGTCACCTGAACTGGAGCAGGCATCGTGCCAAATTCGCCATGCTGATAAATTCCAGTGAAATCAGCAGGTTACAAAGCATCGATAAAACACGTGAAACGGCGTTCTGCATGATCGCCGCTTGGGCGTTCGTGCAGTTTGCAGTATGGTCGGCGCTTTGTTGAACAAAGGGCTGGCGATGAAACCTGAAACCTTGCAACTGCTGGTCACCCGCACCATGCCCTTCGGCAAGTACCAAGGCCGCCTGATCGCTGACCTGCCCGGCGACTATCTGGCCTGGTTCGCCCGCAAGGGTTTCCCGCCCGGAGAGCTGGGCGGGTTGCTGGCCTTGATGCATGAGATCGATCACAACGGGCTGGGTGAACTGCTGACGCCTTTGCGGCGCAAGCACCCGCGTTAGCCCCACGCGCCTACAGATCCATGCGATTTCTGTAGGAACGGCCTCGTGTCGCGAAAGGGCTGCGCAGCAGCCCCGACACCTGGCCCTTCAGCCTTTGACTGGCGCCACCGCCAACTCCACCCGTTCCCCTTTCTTGATCAGCGCATACACCACCGCCGTCAGCAGGCTGCCCGCCAGGATCGCCAGCAGGTAAAGCAGCGCATGGTTGATCGCGTTGGGGATCAGCAGCACGAACAGCCCCCCGTGGGGCGCCATCAGCTTGCAGCCAAAGTACATCGACAGTGCCCCGGTCAACGCGCCGCCCGCGACGCTCGCCGGGATCACCCGCAGCGGGTCCTTGGCGGCAAACGGGATCGCCCCCTCGGAGATGAAGCACAGCCCCAGAGCCAATGCCGCCTTGCCCGCCTCGCGCTCGCTCTGGGCGAACTTGCGCCGAGCCAGGAAGCTGGCGATACCCAGGCCGATCGGCGGCACCATCCCGGCAGCCATGGTCGCCGCCATCGGCGCATAGCTGGAGGAGGCCAACAGTCCCACCGAGAAGGCATACGCCGCCTTGTTGATCGGACCGCCCAGGTCGACGCACATCATGCCGCCGAGCAACAGGCCGAGCAGAATGGCGTTGGTGGTACCCATGCTGTCCAGGAAACGCGTCAGGCCTTCGAGCATCGCCGCCACCGGCTGACCGACCACGTAGATCATCACCAAACCCGTGAACAGACTGGCCAACAGCGGAATGATCAGGATTGGCTTGAGCGCCTCAAGGCTGCTCGGCAGGCGTGCCCAGCGGCTGATGGCCTTGGCGCTGTAGCCCGCCAGAAAGCCCGCGACGATGCCACCGATGAAGCCCGCCCCCAAGGTACTGGCGAGCAGACCGCCGATCATGCCCGGCGCCAACCCCGGGCGATCGGCAATCGACCAGGCGATATAGCCGGCCAGCAGCGGCACCATCAGCTTGAACGCCGCCTCGCCACCGATCTGCATCAAGGCCGCCGGCAAGGTGCCAGGTTCCTTGTAGGCCTCGATGCCAAAGACGAACGACAAGGCAATCAGCAGGCCGCCGGCCACCACCATCGGCAGCATGAATGACACACCGGTGAGCAGGTGCTTGTAGACACCGCGCTTCTCATTGCTCTTTACAGGTTCGGCAGACGCTTCGCCGCCCACCTCGACCTTGCCTTCGCCCAGGGCCTTGTCGAGGGTGGCACGCGCCTGCTTCAGCGCGACGCCGGTACCACAGCGGTAGATGCGCTTGCCGGCAAAGCGCGCCGTGGGCACTTCGATGTCGGCGGCCAGCAACACCACATCGGCGGCGGCGATGGCTTCGGCCGAGAGTGGGTCGCGCGCCCCTACCGAGCCCTGGGTTTCCACTGTCAGTAGGTAGCCCAGATCCTTGGCCGCCTGCTGCAGCGCCTCGGCCGCCATGAAGGTATGGGCCACACCGGTCGGGCAGGCGGTGACGGCAACCAACCGGGGCTGCGTAACGATCGGCGCGCTCACCGCGGGCGTCTGCGCCTCCAGCACCTGGGCCTGGGTCGCCGCCTCATCGAGAAAACGCTCGCGATCGGCCAGGGCCTGGGCCGGAGTACTGCGGTAGACCCGCTTGCCGACAAAACGGTCAAGCTCCACGGGGCCGGTGCTGACCACCAGTACCCAGTCGGCCTCGGCGATCTGCGCCGGACTCAAACGCCCGTCGGTATGCTCGGCATCCTGCACCTCGACCACAGGTATCCAGCCCCGTTGCCGGGCAGCGGCCGACAGAAGACGCGCGCTCAATACGCTGGACACCTGGCCGTTGGGGCAGGCAGTGATGATGGCGATGTTCATCGGCAACCCTCTTGTTGTTCTGTCAGTTGCACAGCGTCTTGCAGACGGGCCAGCTGCTCGCGGTCACGGATCCCGAAGCCAACCTGGGTCACCGCCTGGGCGGCGATGGCCGTGGCCCGGCGCAGGGTCTGTTCAGGCGGCTCACCCAGCAGCAGGCCATGAACCATGCCCGCTACCAGCGAATCACCCGCGCCGACAGTGCTGGCCACCTGCACCTTCGGCGGTCGTCCGTGCAGGGCTTGGCCATCCTGGGCAAACCAGGTCACGCCCTGCTCGCCCTGGGACACCACGACATGCTCGACGCCACTGGCCAGCAGCCGCTCGGCGGCCAGGCGTTGCGCGTGCGCGGTATGCACCTCGGTGCCCAGCGCCTCGCCCAGTTCCTCGGTGTTGGGCTTGACCAACCAAGGCCCGACCTGCAGGCCGGCGCGCAAGGCTTCGCCGCTGGTGTCCAGGGCGATCTTCAGGCCTTGCTGCTTCAGTTGCAGCAACAACTGATGGAACCACCGGGCATCGACGCCTCGGGGCAGGCTGCCTGCCACCACCACCGCATCGTGCCCGGCCGCCAGCTGCCCCAGGCGGCGCATCAGGGCGATCCAAGCGGCTTCGTCGACATCCGGCCCCTGGCCATTGATGTCGGTGACCCGGCCATCGGCCTCCACCAGCTTGATGTTGCTGCGGGTTTCGCCCGGCACCCGGACGAAACAGTCGGCAAAGCCCCGCCAGGCGATCAGCGCCTCGAACGGCTCCAGGTTGTCGCGCCCCAGAAAGCCACCCACGGTCACGCTGTGGCCCAGGTCGGCCAGGACCTGAGCGACGTTCAGCCCCTTGCCCGCGGCATGGCTGTGCTGGCTGTGGCTGCGATTGACATGGCCGGGGCGCAGGGCGTCCAGGCTGACGGTGATGTCGAGCGCCGGGTTCAGGGTGAGGGTAAGGATCTTGGCCATTTCAATAACGCTCCACCAACGCCCGGACCGCCGCGGCGCTGTCTTGTTGCAGGGCCTCGCGCGCCAGGGCGCGGGCTGTCTGATGATCGGCCTGGCGAACCAATGCCTTGACTTCGGCGATGCTGCGGGCCGCGACGCTCAGCTCGTCCACATCCAGGCCCAGCAGCACCGCGACCGCCTGCGGGTCCGCCGCCAGCTCACCGCACACGCCCACCCATTTGCCATGGGCGTGGGCCGCCCGCACGGTCATGTCGATCAGTTGCAGCACCGCCGGATGCAGGCCGTCGGCCTGGGCCGAAAGGCTCGGGTGACCACGGTCGATGGCCAGGGTGTACTGGGTCAGATCGTTGGTGCCGATACTGAAGAAATCCACTTCGCGGGCCAGCTGCGGTGCCAGCAAAGCCGCTGACGGCACTTCCACCATGATGCCCACTTGCAGGTCGGCCACCGGGATGTGCGCTCGCAGGCGATCGACCATGGCCTTGGCCTCGCGCCACTCATGCACCTGCCCGACCATCGGGAACATGATGCGCAAAGGACGATCATCAGCGGCGCGCAGCAAGGCGCGCAGCTGTTCTTCCATCACTTGGGGACGCTGCAGGGTCAGGCGCACGCCACGAACCCCCAGGAAGGGGTTTTCCTCGGCGGCGATCGGCCAGTACGGCAGCGGCTTGTCGCCGCCCACATCCAGGGTGCGCACCACCAGGGCGCGCCCACCCAGCCCATCGAGCACACGGCGGTACTCGGCCTCCTGGGTCGCGATGTCGGGTGCCTGGGGATGAGCCATGAAGATCAGTTCGGTACGCAGCAGGCCGACCCCTTCGGCGCCCTGCTCCACCACCTTGTCGATGCCGGTGCTCTCGCCGATGTTGGCGAACACCTCCAGCGCATGGCCATCGCGGGTCACCGCAGGCTCGTGGCGCTTGGCCCAGGCGGCCTGCAGGCGTTGCTCGCGCAGGTCGCGCTCGGCCAGGGCCCGTTGCAGTTCATCTGCCGCGGGCGCCACGCAGACCCGGCCACGCTGGCCATCGAGCAGCAACGGCGTGCCGGCCTCCAGCAGCAGGATCGCAGCACCGGCCCCCACCACTGCCGGAATGCCCAGCGCCCGGGCCACGATGGCGCTGTGGGCCGTAGCGCCGCCCTGGGCGGTGACGATACCGGCGACTCGGGCCGGGTCCAGGCGGGCTACATCCGAGGGGCCCACTTCGGCCATCACCAGCACGTAGGGCTGCTGAGGCTCGGCAACGTCCTGGATGCCACACAGCTGGGCCAGCACTCGCCGGCCGATGTCGCGCAGATCGGCGGCACGCTCGGCGAGCAGGGTGTCGTGCAGCGACTCCTGCTGGCGCGCCGCACTGTCGATCACCGCCATCCAGGCGGCCGCCGCGCTCTCGCCCTGGGCCAGACGCTGCTGGACTTCCTCGCCCAGACCTGGGTCGGCGAGCATTTCCTGGTGGGTGACGAAGATCTCCCCGATAGACGTGTCGCTGCGCTGCACCAACGCCTGCAATTCAGCGTTGACCGCTGCCAAGGCATCCTGCAGCCTTTGCCGCTCCTGGGCAGGCGACTCACCGCGCAGCGGGTAGTCGATCTTGCGAGCCACATGCACATGGGCCGGGCCACTGGCGATGCCTGGCGCCGCACCGACGCCCTGGACGATGCTGCCAGCTTGCGGCGCCTGGAGCACAGGCTCGGGCGGCGCCGCGCTGGTGGGGGCGACCTCCGGTAGCGGCTCCACCGCCTCGCCCAGGCCTTGCTCGATGGCCGCGAGCAACACCGGCAGGGCATCGTTGGCAATGCCCGGTTCGGCGATCAGTTCGAGGGTCTGCCCACGCCGGGCTCCCAGGCTGAGCAGCTTGCTCAGGCTCTTGAGCGACACGGCAGGCTGAGCGCTGTCTTGCAGACGTACCAGAAGCTCGCCCTCAAAGCCTTTGGCCAACTGCGCCAGCACCTTGGCCGGGCGGGCGTGCAGGCCGTGTGGGTTGGCCAGCACGACACAAGCGCTGGGCCAATCGGCCGGAACCTCGCCGCCCAAGACCTCGAGCACGGCGCGGCTGTTGCGCGCTTGGTAGAGCATTTGCCCACGGCCTTCGATGAGCACTTCGCACAGGCGCTCGAGCAACGCTTGGTGAGCGACACCCAGGCTGGCCAGGCAGAACAAACCATTGAGCGGCTGGTCGCGATAATGCAGCGGCTGCTGCGGCGTGATGAAGGCCAACCCCGGCTGGCGTACCTGACGCTCGCTGTGCAGCCACCACAGCCCTTCGCCCAAGGGCAGCGGCTCGGCCTGTTGCAACACGTTGGCGAACCCTGGATCGACGCAACCGGCGCGCTGCAGCAGGCGCGCGCCACGCCAGGCCAGTTCGTCGAAGTCTTCGGCGGCCAGGTTCAGCCCCACCAGTTGCGCATCCAACGCCAGGGCCTGGGGCGCCCCTTGCAGCAGCTTGAGCAGCGCTTCGGCACTGGAGGCGCGGCGCAGGGCCTCGGCCAGATCGGTCTCGCCCAGGGCGCGGGTTAGCAATTGCAGAAGACGCAGGTGCTCGTCGGAACGGGCGGCAATGCCAATGGCCAGGTAGACGATCTGCCCGTCACCCCAGTCCACCCCTTCGGGAAACTGCAACAGGCGCACGCCGGTGGCGAAGACCTGATCGCGGGTCTGCGGCGTGCCGTGGGGGATGGCGATCCCTTGGCCAAGGAAGGTCGAGCCTTGCGCCTCGCGGTCCAGGAGCCCTTGCAGGTAACCTTCGGCGACCAGACCATCGGCGACCAATCGATCAGCCAGCAGGCGCAATGCCTCGGCCTTGTCGGCAGCCACCTGGTTCATGGCGATCTGCTCCTGAGCGAGCTCCAGCATGACCTTCTCCTTTTGCAGCCCCCGGGAGGGGACCTGAGGTATTGTTGTGAAATTCACCAATCGGGTCCGTTCAACGGTCTTGCGCAGGCGGTATTCGAGGCAGAAAATTTGCCTGCTGAAACGTTTAATCTGACCAGGTGGCCACGTTACTCGATAATCTTCCGACGAAAAAGCCCCATCCTGTCGGACAATTGCGA
Protein-coding regions in this window:
- a CDS encoding DUF3820 family protein codes for the protein MKPETLQLLVTRTMPFGKYQGRLIADLPGDYLAWFARKGFPPGELGGLLALMHEIDHNGLGELLTPLRRKHPR
- a CDS encoding heavy metal sensor histidine kinase gives rise to the protein MRRSTGNSIALRLSALFTLVALGVFVLIGSALYRQVDRSLDLLPAAELDARFSVLESTLNRYGTPEHWAKINNKLSLLAEEDRRIRFWVVSGNPAYEYGRPDGQIRHFAEGPPGMRDLRLTDSTYPYKVLLSELPALGERPPLRFLIGIDTETFWQAQHSLLVAIVSLAVLGVLLASLLSYWVARIGLRPLLALSAEAQALAPPRLDGRLQTQDLAPELAQFADAFNAALDRVSQAYSRLEAFNADVAHELRSPLTNLIGQTQVALTRGRSAEHYFEVLQSNLEELERLRSIINDMLFLASADQGTKATALTQASLAEEVATTLDYLDYILEDAQVSVTVSGDAQAPIEKAQLRRALINLLNNAVQHTAPHQVIEVRIETGPDQVSIAVSNPGPAITEAHLPLLFERFYRVDAARSNSGGGNHGLGLAIVKAIALMHGGDVFVRSRAGTNTFGICLPSAQGRGFAP
- a CDS encoding PTS fructose-like transporter subunit IIB; its protein translation is MNIAIITACPNGQVSSVLSARLLSAAARQRGWIPVVEVQDAEHTDGRLSPAQIAEADWVLVVSTGPVELDRFVGKRVYRSTPAQALADRERFLDEAATQAQVLEAQTPAVSAPIVTQPRLVAVTACPTGVAHTFMAAEALQQAAKDLGYLLTVETQGSVGARDPLSAEAIAAADVVLLAADIEVPTARFAGKRIYRCGTGVALKQARATLDKALGEGKVEVGGEASAEPVKSNEKRGVYKHLLTGVSFMLPMVVAGGLLIALSFVFGIEAYKEPGTLPAALMQIGGEAAFKLMVPLLAGYIAWSIADRPGLAPGMIGGLLASTLGAGFIGGIVAGFLAGYSAKAISRWARLPSSLEALKPILIIPLLASLFTGLVMIYVVGQPVAAMLEGLTRFLDSMGTTNAILLGLLLGGMMCVDLGGPINKAAYAFSVGLLASSSYAPMAATMAAGMVPPIGLGIASFLARRKFAQSEREAGKAALALGLCFISEGAIPFAAKDPLRVIPASVAGGALTGALSMYFGCKLMAPHGGLFVLLIPNAINHALLYLLAILAGSLLTAVVYALIKKGERVELAVAPVKG
- a CDS encoding ferritin-like domain-containing protein, translated to MSHPNKDVIDVLNDLIEYSKDGEKGFKESAEDVKNTELKAFFVQRAGECASAAAELQSEVRRLGGDPETSTSLSGDLHRGWVNFKSMLTGKSEEAVLNEVERGEDYALKAYKDAREKLVKLGRSASDQTYALVEKQLQGVQRNHDQVKALRDAARARS
- a CDS encoding GGDEF domain-containing protein, whose product is MPTRSSRFTLYRSHPELILNLGSCLAVLAIVAIVSYLLSRERDSVEQSAKRSSNNIVQLIESDILRNVELYDQTLHGLIWAVNHPQLLDSSPELRQQILFNQTFAAPVRGDILWLDATGKVLGDSLSVPPRQANLSDSIAFKAHRDRPGLGLFISPPFKARLGDLDWCISFSRRITGPNGEFVGIAAGALRLSYFSELFERLDIGNDSSINLLNTDGQLLARQPSRPQDPLIGSDFSERPNFQRILSERSGSFTAQSGSVGTPHIYTFARVKDLPLIVLVVDSADEVFQSWRRTAILVSVATGMLCVGILWLTLLLGRELRRRHEAEQSLATLAATDSLTGLANRRRLDQVLRQEWARAQRNRRPLAVLMVDVDHFKSFNQRHGHAGGDHALREVASTLEHCIRRPADLAARYGGEEFQVVLPETDLAGARLLAERIRTEVEALPSFAGDEHPVTVSIGIGVHVPGTQQDLTALLGSADEALYRAKANGRNRVEGPAA
- the ptsP gene encoding phosphoenolpyruvate--protein phosphotransferase, which produces MLELAQEQIAMNQVAADKAEALRLLADRLVADGLVAEGYLQGLLDREAQGSTFLGQGIAIPHGTPQTRDQVFATGVRLLQFPEGVDWGDGQIVYLAIGIAARSDEHLRLLQLLTRALGETDLAEALRRASSAEALLKLLQGAPQALALDAQLVGLNLAAEDFDELAWRGARLLQRAGCVDPGFANVLQQAEPLPLGEGLWWLHSERQVRQPGLAFITPQQPLHYRDQPLNGLFCLASLGVAHQALLERLCEVLIEGRGQMLYQARNSRAVLEVLGGEVPADWPSACVVLANPHGLHARPAKVLAQLAKGFEGELLVRLQDSAQPAVSLKSLSKLLSLGARRGQTLELIAEPGIANDALPVLLAAIEQGLGEAVEPLPEVAPTSAAPPEPVLQAPQAGSIVQGVGAAPGIASGPAHVHVARKIDYPLRGESPAQERQRLQDALAAVNAELQALVQRSDTSIGEIFVTHQEMLADPGLGEEVQQRLAQGESAAAAWMAVIDSAARQQESLHDTLLAERAADLRDIGRRVLAQLCGIQDVAEPQQPYVLVMAEVGPSDVARLDPARVAGIVTAQGGATAHSAIVARALGIPAVVGAGAAILLLEAGTPLLLDGQRGRVCVAPAADELQRALAERDLREQRLQAAWAKRHEPAVTRDGHALEVFANIGESTGIDKVVEQGAEGVGLLRTELIFMAHPQAPDIATQEAEYRRVLDGLGGRALVVRTLDVGGDKPLPYWPIAAEENPFLGVRGVRLTLQRPQVMEEQLRALLRAADDRPLRIMFPMVGQVHEWREAKAMVDRLRAHIPVADLQVGIMVEVPSAALLAPQLAREVDFFSIGTNDLTQYTLAIDRGHPSLSAQADGLHPAVLQLIDMTVRAAHAHGKWVGVCGELAADPQAVAVLLGLDVDELSVAARSIAEVKALVRQADHQTARALAREALQQDSAAAVRALVERY
- the pfkB gene encoding 1-phosphofructokinase — protein: MAKILTLTLNPALDITVSLDALRPGHVNRSHSQHSHAAGKGLNVAQVLADLGHSVTVGGFLGRDNLEPFEALIAWRGFADCFVRVPGETRSNIKLVEADGRVTDINGQGPDVDEAAWIALMRRLGQLAAGHDAVVVAGSLPRGVDARWFHQLLLQLKQQGLKIALDTSGEALRAGLQVGPWLVKPNTEELGEALGTEVHTAHAQRLAAERLLASGVEHVVVSQGEQGVTWFAQDGQALHGRPPKVQVASTVGAGDSLVAGMVHGLLLGEPPEQTLRRATAIAAQAVTQVGFGIRDREQLARLQDAVQLTEQQEGCR
- a CDS encoding OprD family porin yields the protein MSSAFRFTPLFIALTATMPFAVQADEDKADGFIEGSSLNLHFRNAYFNRNNLNTGERDLREWGQGFVARFESGYTPGVIGVGVDAHAMLGLKLDGGGGHSGTSILPKHVQDDGEPGAAPHSFSTAGAAVKFKAFDTELKAGDLFLTNPVIAGGESRMLPQTFRGVSLTNTSIDGLLLEGGQASFTKPYNQSGHRRIDTYYGSLEDGTKSDHLTWAGLSWSGTENVTTNLYAAELKDIWNQYYVDFDYTYVVNDLVSLNPGLHFYHTQDTGQALLGNIDNNTYSLHFTVNAGYHSITAAYQRVNGNTPFDYINLGDSVYLDNSRMYSDFNAPNERSWKLQYDYDFAGLGMPGLSTSLSYSRGEADLTKAEQDTTHYAYYNPEGKNAMHWERDLDVKYVFQEGNLKDLSVLLRYASHRGSQGYAAIDGNSDNDEVRVIVDYPLSIF